The following are encoded together in the Arcobacter aquimarinus genome:
- the carB gene encoding carbamoyl-phosphate synthase large subunit → MPKREDIKSILLIGSGPIVIGQACEFDYSGTQATKTLKELGYRVVLINSNPATIMTDPEFADKTYIEPITEEVVAKIIEKEKIDAILPTMGGQTALNVATSMYEKGMLEGVKFLGAHPDAIKKGEDRHLFNEAMIKIGMDLPKSANAYNLEEAIKVAKEIGFPVISRASFTLAGGGSGVAYNMEEFKVLAAAGLEASPINEIEIMESMLGWKEYEMEVIRDHKDNCIIVCSIENLDPMGVHTGDSITIAPALTLTDKEYQDMRNASFAILREIGVDTGGSNVQFSICPNTGRMIVIEMNPRVSRSSALASKATGYPIAKVATLLAVGFTLDEITNDITGTAASFEPVIDYVVTKIPRFTFEKFPKANSTLTTSMKSVGEVMAIGRTFNESIQKALCSLETGLVGFDRIAGDLDLIKKEIRRPNDKRLLYLMEGMRQGLTNEDIFELSKIDPWFLSKFREIYNLETSINESILTDEIFMRKIKTNGFSDKMISNLIGKTENEVYEARKALGVDFEYNEVDTCAAEFKALTPYLYSTTNITKLPKVTKSEATNKKVMIIGGGPNRIGQGIEFDYCCVHASFALNEMGVTTIMYNCNPETVSTDYDTSDILYFEPIDFEHVRSVIEQEKPDGIIVHFGGQTPLKLANAIHNFGGKIIGTSAATIDLAEDRKKFSAFVENIGLLQPENGTAVEVNEAIEIAEKIGYPVLVRPSFVLGGRGMRIVYSTEELKQYMDEAVSVSNDAPVLIDKFLDRAIELDVDCICDGKEVYIGGIMQHIEEAGIHSGDSACSLPPVSIEDRLIKELETKTKEMALGLGVVGLMNVQYAIHKGQIYLIEVNPRASRTVPFVSKATGMPLAKIATRVMWNQSLRDALNVYDKNIVFEDNGVLKPRLKNHVAVKEAVFPFNKLTGADLLLSPEMKSTGEVMGISNSFGMAFAKSQSAAKNHLPKAGKVFISLCDLDKEFAPSIAKGLTQNGFTIVATGGTYNTIIQAGIECEKVLKVSEGRPNITDLLTNGDISMAINTSEAKESSKDDGKEIRRTVLKNNVPYFTTVAAAIAAVEAIKVLKTADVSTPKSIQEFLND, encoded by the coding sequence ATGCCAAAAAGAGAAGATATAAAGTCTATTTTACTTATTGGTTCTGGACCAATTGTAATTGGTCAAGCGTGTGAGTTTGATTATTCAGGTACTCAAGCTACAAAAACGCTAAAAGAACTAGGATACCGAGTTGTTTTAATAAATTCAAATCCAGCTACAATCATGACAGATCCAGAATTTGCTGATAAAACTTATATTGAACCAATCACAGAAGAAGTTGTTGCTAAGATTATTGAAAAAGAAAAAATAGATGCTATTTTACCAACTATGGGTGGACAAACGGCTCTTAATGTTGCCACATCTATGTATGAAAAAGGTATGCTAGAAGGTGTAAAATTCCTTGGAGCTCATCCTGATGCTATTAAAAAAGGTGAAGATAGACATCTTTTTAATGAGGCGATGATAAAAATTGGTATGGATTTACCAAAAAGTGCAAATGCTTATAATTTAGAAGAAGCTATAAAAGTAGCTAAAGAGATAGGATTTCCAGTAATTTCAAGAGCTTCATTTACACTTGCAGGTGGTGGAAGTGGTGTTGCTTATAATATGGAAGAGTTTAAAGTTCTAGCAGCAGCAGGATTAGAGGCTAGTCCAATCAACGAAATCGAAATTATGGAATCGATGCTTGGATGGAAAGAGTATGAAATGGAAGTTATCAGAGACCACAAAGATAACTGTATTATTGTATGTTCTATTGAAAACTTAGACCCTATGGGTGTTCATACAGGAGATAGTATCACAATAGCACCAGCTTTAACTCTTACAGATAAAGAGTACCAAGATATGAGAAATGCTTCTTTTGCAATTCTTAGAGAAATTGGAGTTGATACAGGTGGTTCAAATGTTCAATTCTCAATTTGTCCAAATACTGGAAGAATGATAGTAATTGAAATGAATCCAAGAGTTAGTAGAAGTTCAGCGCTTGCTTCAAAAGCAACTGGTTATCCAATTGCAAAAGTTGCTACACTTTTAGCAGTTGGATTTACATTAGATGAAATTACAAATGATATTACAGGAACTGCTGCTTCATTTGAACCTGTAATTGACTATGTTGTTACAAAAATTCCTAGATTTACTTTTGAAAAATTCCCTAAAGCTAACTCAACTTTAACAACTTCTATGAAATCTGTTGGTGAAGTTATGGCAATTGGAAGAACATTTAATGAATCAATTCAAAAAGCACTTTGTTCTCTTGAAACAGGACTTGTAGGTTTTGATAGAATAGCTGGAGATTTAGATTTAATCAAAAAAGAGATTAGAAGACCAAATGATAAAAGACTTTTATATCTAATGGAAGGTATGAGACAAGGTTTAACAAATGAAGATATTTTTGAATTATCAAAAATTGATCCTTGGTTCTTATCTAAATTTAGAGAAATTTATAATTTAGAAACTTCAATCAATGAGTCTATTTTAACTGATGAAATTTTTATGAGAAAAATCAAAACAAATGGATTTAGTGATAAGATGATATCAAATCTAATTGGAAAAACAGAAAATGAAGTTTATGAAGCTAGAAAAGCTTTAGGAGTAGATTTTGAGTATAATGAAGTAGATACTTGTGCTGCTGAATTTAAAGCTTTAACGCCATACTTATATTCAACTACAAATATTACAAAATTACCAAAAGTTACGAAAAGTGAAGCAACTAACAAAAAAGTTATGATTATTGGTGGAGGACCAAATAGAATTGGTCAAGGTATTGAGTTTGATTATTGTTGTGTACATGCAAGTTTTGCTTTAAATGAAATGGGAGTAACAACTATCATGTATAACTGTAACCCTGAAACAGTTTCAACAGACTATGATACATCAGATATTTTATATTTTGAACCAATTGATTTTGAACACGTAAGAAGTGTAATTGAGCAAGAAAAGCCAGATGGAATTATTGTTCATTTTGGTGGACAAACTCCATTGAAACTTGCAAATGCAATTCATAATTTTGGTGGAAAAATTATAGGAACAAGTGCAGCAACTATTGATTTAGCTGAAGATAGAAAAAAATTCTCTGCTTTTGTTGAAAATATTGGATTATTACAACCTGAAAATGGAACAGCAGTTGAAGTGAATGAAGCAATAGAAATTGCTGAAAAAATAGGTTATCCAGTTTTAGTAAGACCTTCATTTGTACTTGGTGGAAGAGGAATGAGAATTGTTTATTCAACTGAAGAGTTAAAACAATATATGGATGAAGCAGTTTCAGTTTCAAATGATGCACCTGTATTAATTGATAAATTCCTAGATAGAGCAATTGAACTTGATGTTGATTGTATTTGTGATGGAAAAGAGGTTTATATTGGTGGAATTATGCAACATATTGAAGAAGCTGGTATTCACTCAGGAGATTCAGCTTGTTCTTTACCACCTGTTTCAATAGAAGATAGATTAATTAAAGAGTTAGAAACAAAAACAAAAGAGATGGCTTTAGGTTTAGGTGTAGTTGGACTTATGAATGTTCAATATGCAATTCACAAAGGTCAAATTTATTTGATTGAAGTAAATCCAAGAGCTTCTAGAACAGTTCCATTTGTATCAAAAGCAACAGGAATGCCGTTAGCTAAAATAGCTACAAGAGTTATGTGGAATCAATCTTTAAGAGATGCTTTAAATGTATATGATAAAAATATTGTTTTTGAAGATAATGGTGTATTAAAGCCAAGATTAAAAAATCATGTTGCTGTTAAAGAAGCAGTTTTCCCATTTAATAAATTAACGGGTGCTGATTTACTTTTAAGTCCAGAAATGAAATCAACTGGTGAAGTTATGGGGATTTCAAATTCTTTTGGTATGGCATTTGCAAAATCTCAAAGTGCTGCTAAAAACCATCTTCCAAAAGCTGGAAAAGTATTTATTTCATTATGTGATTTAGATAAAGAGTTTGCTCCTAGTATTGCAAAAGGTTTAACTCAAAATGGCTTTACTATAGTTGCAACTGGTGGTACTTATAACACAATAATTCAAGCAGGAATTGAATGTGAAAAAGTATTAAAAGTTAGTGAAGGTAGACCAAATATTACAGATTTACTTACAAATGGTGATATTTCAATGGCTATTAATACAAGTGAAGCAAAAGAATCATCAAAAGATGATGGGAAAGAGATAAGAAGAACTGTTCTAAAAAATAATGTTCCGTATTTTACAACAGTAGCTGCAGCAATTGCAGCTGTTGAAGCAATAAAAGTTTTAAAAACAGCTGATGTTTCAACACCAAAATCAATTCAAGAGTTTTTAAACGACTAA
- a CDS encoding LysE family translocator: MLEIDSLIAFFTASILLALIPGPDNIYVLTQSIMQGKKAAFMIILGLCTGLLFHTLMVVIGVSVIFQTSLFAFTILKIIGAIYLLYLAWQLFISSKSELKFNKNILVDYKKLYLKGIFMNITNPKVFIFFLAFFPQFTDEKIGNINLQILILGLLFIFSTILIFGLIAIFSSNLSKFFTNSILAQKILNRLTSFIFLALAIKLLITKQ, translated from the coding sequence GTGCTAGAAATAGATAGTTTAATAGCTTTTTTTACAGCTTCTATTTTATTAGCTTTAATTCCAGGACCTGATAATATATATGTTTTAACTCAATCTATCATGCAAGGTAAAAAAGCAGCCTTCATGATAATTTTGGGTTTGTGTACTGGTCTTTTATTTCATACTTTAATGGTTGTAATAGGAGTTTCTGTAATTTTTCAAACTTCATTATTTGCCTTTACAATACTTAAAATAATAGGTGCAATATATCTTTTATACCTTGCTTGGCAACTTTTTATAAGTTCAAAGTCTGAGTTAAAATTTAATAAAAATATTTTAGTAGACTATAAAAAACTCTATTTAAAAGGTATTTTTATGAATATTACAAATCCTAAAGTTTTTATTTTCTTTTTAGCTTTTTTCCCTCAATTTACAGATGAAAAGATAGGAAATATTAATTTACAGATATTAATTTTAGGATTACTTTTTATATTTTCAACAATTTTAATTTTTGGTTTAATAGCTATTTTTTCTTCAAATTTATCTAAATTTTTCACTAATTCTATTTTGGCTCAAAAAATCTTAAATAGATTAACAAGTTTTATATTTTTAGCACTTGCTATAAAACTTCTGATTACAAAACAGTAA
- a CDS encoding HesA/MoeB/ThiF family protein, whose protein sequence is MNQEFNEYFNRQIKLWGQETQDSLQNKKIAIIGSGGLGCTLGIALGASGIGEFSFVDFDTVGVHNIHRQIGFKVGDDGKYKAEVLKDLMESRCPYVKVNAYKESFDEFAKRGLTFDLIIDATDNLPTRAAINEYCMKHNQPWIYGSVEEFHGQVCFFEKASYEAVFQINDRKPNGIACPIVMHIGSLQANLALRYLAGLEVKKDVLYYLSFDSEGILNTKKFNLPKA, encoded by the coding sequence ATGAATCAAGAATTTAATGAATATTTTAATAGACAAATAAAACTTTGGGGACAAGAAACACAAGATTCACTTCAAAACAAAAAAATAGCAATTATTGGAAGTGGTGGATTAGGATGTACTTTAGGAATTGCTTTAGGAGCTTCTGGAATAGGGGAGTTTTCTTTTGTTGATTTTGATACAGTTGGAGTTCATAATATCCATCGACAAATTGGTTTTAAAGTAGGTGATGATGGAAAATACAAAGCTGAAGTTTTAAAAGATTTGATGGAATCAAGATGCCCTTATGTTAAAGTAAATGCTTATAAAGAGAGTTTTGATGAGTTTGCTAAAAGAGGATTAACTTTTGATTTAATCATAGATGCAACTGATAATCTTCCAACACGAGCAGCAATAAATGAGTATTGTATGAAACATAATCAACCTTGGATTTATGGAAGTGTTGAAGAGTTTCACGGTCAAGTTTGTTTTTTTGAAAAAGCTTCTTATGAAGCTGTTTTTCAGATAAATGATAGAAAACCAAATGGAATAGCTTGTCCTATTGTTATGCATATAGGTTCTTTACAAGCAAATTTAGCTTTGAGATATTTAGCAGGTTTAGAAGTAAAAAAAGATGTTTTATATTATCTATCATTTGATAGTGAAGGTATTTTAAATACAAAAAAATTTAATCTTCCAAAAGCATAA
- a CDS encoding GGDEF domain-containing protein, with protein sequence MLQKWIDILKELDFAFQPIIHTFTGKIYAVEALLRNVEIATDFHNIQDLFDTAFEDDLLYQVDLELRRKAIKKFKKIDIENIKLFYNLDNRIIYSKNCPQGQTAKILEENGLKKDAIYFELSEKGSMIEQNALSSMIYKYKNDGYSIAIDDFGIGISGLKLLYYSEANIIKLDRFFITNINTDSKKKLFCSSIIDMAHTMGMKVVAEGVETKEEYYTCKNMGVDFIQGFLVQRPTLLTHEVTESYKHIIKFLKEDRRDNSKNSIDKSFIEDIKPLHIDTSLHDLFLYFKEHPYNTFVPIIDTYKHLKGVIYEVDVKKISYSQYGFSLAKNTSYCSNICKYIKPALSVESTWGIDKTLELYNMNETDSKGIFVTNANKYQGFINVNSLLSLSHKRNLEIAKNQNPLSKLPGNNQIEEFIHKSFKLIKDDNTFHMLYFDFNDFKPFNDTYGFRQGDRAILIFTEILQKYLPLNSFIAHVGGDDFFVGFSCLKYEEVYEYALKIQKEFKLSVKNLYEKKDIENGYITCYDRFNVQRKFELLTVSCAIIEISLNSKKKNFDYILGIIKKSSKKINFPVGICI encoded by the coding sequence ATGTTACAAAAATGGATAGATATCCTAAAAGAGTTAGATTTTGCTTTTCAACCTATAATTCACACTTTTACAGGTAAAATTTATGCAGTTGAAGCACTTCTTAGAAATGTTGAAATAGCAACAGATTTTCACAATATTCAAGACCTATTTGATACAGCATTTGAAGATGACTTACTTTATCAAGTTGATTTAGAACTAAGAAGAAAAGCTATAAAAAAATTCAAAAAAATTGATATTGAAAATATCAAACTATTTTACAATTTAGATAACAGAATAATCTATAGTAAAAATTGTCCCCAAGGACAAACAGCTAAAATATTGGAAGAGAATGGTTTAAAAAAAGATGCCATTTATTTTGAACTAAGTGAAAAAGGCTCTATGATAGAGCAAAATGCTTTAAGTTCTATGATATATAAATACAAAAATGATGGTTATTCAATAGCTATTGATGATTTTGGGATAGGTATTTCTGGTTTAAAACTGCTCTATTATAGTGAAGCAAATATCATTAAATTAGATAGATTTTTCATTACAAATATAAATACTGATTCGAAAAAAAAACTTTTTTGCTCTTCGATAATTGATATGGCACATACAATGGGAATGAAAGTTGTAGCAGAAGGTGTTGAAACAAAAGAAGAGTATTATACTTGTAAAAATATGGGTGTTGATTTTATACAAGGTTTTTTAGTACAAAGACCAACATTGCTAACTCATGAGGTTACTGAAAGTTACAAGCATATTATAAAATTTTTAAAAGAAGATAGAAGAGATAACTCAAAAAATTCTATTGATAAATCTTTTATTGAAGATATCAAACCTTTACATATTGATACCTCTTTACATGATTTATTTTTATATTTTAAAGAACATCCATATAATACTTTTGTTCCAATAATTGATACTTATAAACATTTAAAAGGTGTTATTTATGAAGTTGATGTAAAAAAAATCTCTTATTCTCAATATGGATTTTCTCTAGCAAAAAACACCTCTTATTGCAGTAATATTTGTAAATATATAAAACCTGCATTATCTGTTGAATCAACATGGGGGATTGATAAAACTTTAGAACTTTATAATATGAATGAAACTGATTCAAAAGGTATTTTTGTAACTAATGCCAATAAATATCAAGGTTTTATAAATGTAAATTCTTTATTGTCTTTGTCTCATAAAAGAAATTTAGAAATTGCAAAAAATCAAAATCCACTCTCAAAACTTCCTGGAAATAATCAAATTGAAGAGTTTATTCATAAAAGTTTTAAACTAATAAAAGATGATAATACTTTTCATATGTTATATTTTGATTTCAATGATTTTAAACCATTTAATGATACTTATGGTTTTAGACAAGGAGATAGAGCAATATTAATTTTTACAGAGATATTACAAAAATATCTTCCTTTAAACTCTTTTATAGCACATGTTGGAGGAGATGATTTTTTTGTAGGTTTCTCTTGTTTAAAGTATGAAGAGGTTTATGAATATGCTTTAAAAATACAAAAAGAGTTTAAACTTAGTGTAAAAAATCTTTATGAAAAAAAAGATATAGAAAATGGTTATATAACTTGTTATGATAGATTTAATGTTCAAAGAAAATTTGAATTATTAACTGTTTCTTGCGCTATTATAGAGATTAGTTTAAATAGTAAAAAGAAAAATTTTGACTATATTTTAGGAATAATTAAAAAAAGTTCAAAAAAAATCAACTTCCCAGTTGGAATATGTATTTAA
- a CDS encoding polysaccharide deacetylase family protein, which produces MNKFFSIFIFLFLLSSTLNSNSFDTKNYEQLKKELNEKYKNKKPKEWGENVTGVKSKIKTNDKLIAITMDACGSPHGMGFDKELINFLEKHNIPATLFINARWIDRNLEIFKTLAKKPLFEIGNHGLLHKPASVNGKSVYNLEGTKNINELIDEIELNAKKIESITNKRPKYFRSGTAYYDEIAVKIANELNHEVIGFSILGDAGATFNAKKVEESILNSKEGDIIIVHFNHPLSQTKEGMSKALLKLKKEGYKFVKLSDYSLK; this is translated from the coding sequence ATGAACAAATTTTTCTCAATTTTCATCTTTCTTTTTCTTTTATCTTCAACTTTAAATTCAAACTCCTTTGATACAAAAAATTATGAACAATTAAAAAAAGAGCTAAATGAAAAGTATAAAAATAAAAAACCCAAAGAGTGGGGAGAAAATGTGACAGGAGTAAAAAGTAAAATTAAAACAAATGATAAATTGATAGCTATTACAATGGATGCGTGTGGAAGTCCTCATGGTATGGGTTTTGATAAAGAATTAATAAATTTTTTAGAAAAACATAATATTCCTGCAACTTTATTTATAAATGCAAGATGGATAGATAGAAATCTTGAAATTTTTAAAACTTTAGCAAAAAAACCTCTTTTTGAAATAGGTAATCATGGACTTTTACATAAGCCAGCTTCAGTAAATGGTAAAAGTGTCTATAATTTAGAAGGAACTAAAAATATAAACGAATTAATTGATGAAATAGAATTAAATGCAAAAAAAATTGAATCTATTACAAATAAAAGACCTAAATATTTCCGTTCTGGAACAGCTTATTATGATGAAATAGCTGTAAAAATAGCAAATGAATTAAATCATGAAGTAATTGGTTTTTCAATATTAGGAGATGCAGGAGCTACATTTAATGCAAAAAAAGTAGAAGAGTCTATTTTAAACTCTAAAGAAGGAGATATAATAATCGTTCATTTTAATCATCCTTTATCTCAAACGAAAGAAGGAATGAGTAAAGCCCTTTTAAAACTAAAAAAAGAAGGCTATAAATTTGTAAAATTATCTGATTATTCTTTAAAATAA
- a CDS encoding SLC13 family permease → MKNIFISIVASIGFFFLATMFFSTQHSILIALIALLVILWTNEALPIGVVSLLPIVLFPAFGLIDVKTATANYSNPTIFLFMGGFMIAIATQKIDLHKYISNKLLTIFPKTPRGMIFSVAFTGALLSSVLSNSTTALLLIPIAIFLTENIKLKARLALAIAYGCSIGGIITPIGTPPNLILLGFMQQNSLEPIAFIQWIFLTAPLAFIMLLIIPYILSLGLSDVKLDNTLEHKEELQPAQRRLLYILLGLIITLLVNSKIEPYYSGLGLNETAILLSFGLLMFVPKIGFIEWEDARKIPYEIIFLFGAGFTIAAAFSKTGLASEVANYMLALTNLPVIILILMIASLITFTTEITSNTALISIALPIIYSLGQVANVDMTLILMVATICASYAFMLPIATPPNAIAMSSGAVKVKDMAKFGFFINILAILMITFVALVYWQYFI, encoded by the coding sequence TTGAAAAATATATTTATTTCAATTGTTGCATCTATTGGATTTTTTTTCCTTGCAACAATGTTTTTTTCAACACAACATTCGATTTTAATAGCTTTAATAGCTTTACTTGTAATATTGTGGACAAATGAAGCTTTACCTATTGGAGTTGTATCTTTACTTCCCATAGTTTTATTTCCAGCTTTTGGTTTAATTGATGTAAAAACAGCAACTGCAAATTATTCTAATCCAACGATATTTTTGTTTATGGGTGGATTTATGATAGCAATTGCTACGCAAAAAATAGATTTACATAAATACATCTCAAATAAACTTTTAACAATTTTTCCTAAAACTCCAAGGGGAATGATATTTTCTGTGGCATTTACAGGAGCATTGTTAAGTTCTGTTTTATCAAACTCTACAACAGCACTTTTATTAATTCCAATTGCTATATTTTTAACAGAAAACATCAAGTTAAAAGCAAGATTAGCTTTAGCTATTGCTTATGGATGTAGTATAGGAGGAATAATTACTCCAATTGGAACACCACCAAATTTAATATTATTAGGGTTTATGCAACAAAATTCTCTTGAGCCAATTGCATTTATTCAATGGATATTTTTAACAGCTCCTTTAGCTTTTATCATGTTGTTAATAATTCCTTATATCTTATCTTTAGGTTTAAGCGATGTAAAACTTGATAATACCCTTGAGCATAAAGAAGAATTACAACCTGCACAAAGAAGATTGCTTTATATACTTTTGGGTTTAATTATAACTTTATTGGTAAATTCAAAAATTGAGCCTTATTATTCTGGTTTAGGGCTTAATGAAACAGCTATTTTATTAAGTTTTGGACTTTTAATGTTTGTTCCAAAAATTGGATTTATAGAGTGGGAAGATGCAAGAAAAATTCCTTATGAAATAATTTTTTTATTTGGAGCAGGTTTTACAATAGCAGCAGCTTTTTCAAAAACGGGATTAGCAAGTGAGGTTGCAAATTATATGTTAGCTTTAACAAATTTACCTGTAATTATTCTTATTTTAATGATTGCATCACTTATTACTTTCACTACTGAAATTACTTCAAATACAGCTTTAATTTCAATAGCTTTACCTATAATTTATTCATTAGGTCAGGTTGCAAATGTAGATATGACATTGATTTTAATGGTTGCAACTATTTGTGCTTCTTATGCTTTTATGCTTCCAATAGCAACTCCACCAAATGCTATAGCTATGAGTAGTGGAGCTGTTAAAGTAAAGGATATGGCAAAATTTGGATTTTTTATTAATATCTTAGCTATTTTAATGATAACTTTTGTTGCTTTAGTTTATTGGCAATATTTTATCTAA